CGGATTGGAGTTCGACCACCAATTGCCGGGCGCGGTCGGCGAAGACGGGGGAAGCATCGAAGCGCCCCTTGGCTTCGCGGTAGAAACTTTCCAGGTCGGCGAGCTGCATGCGGATCGCACTCCCCTCCCCTTGCAGTTCCTCCATATGGGCCAGCAGCATGCCGAACTGGGTACCCCAGTCGCCGACATGGTTGTGGCGGATGACCTTGTGGCCCAGGAATTCCAGGGTGCGGGAGACGGCATCGCCGATGATGGTCGAACGCAGATGGCCGACGTGCATTTCCTTGGCAAGATTGGGCGAGGAATAATCGACCACCACCGTCTGCGGCGGCGCGGCAAGAGGTATGGCCAGACGCGGATCGGCCAGGGCGTTTTCCAGCTGCTCGGCCAGCCAATCGGGGTTGAGATAGAAGTTGATAAAGCCGGGACCGGCGATCTCGACCTGGCGCACCAGTTTTGACGGCGGCAGATGCTCGATAATCTCGGCGGCCAGTTGCCGGGGATTTTTTTTCGCGGCCTTGGCGCCGATCATGGCCAGGTTGGTGGCGAGGTCGCCGTGGGCCTTGTCCTTGGTGCGGTCGATCTGAATGGCCGGTTCGAGGTCGGTGGGGAGGAGCCCCTTCCCTTTCAGGGCGGTGAGGGCTTCTTCCAGCAAGAGCTGAATCTGTTCTTTCATGATCTTCATCCTTCTCGGCGGACTTTTAAGAGCCACGCCGAAAAAAAAGGGAGTGACCAAGTCACTCCCTTTTTCTCGTTGGTCGGGGCGAGAGGATTTGAACCTCCGACCCCGTGCACCCCATGCACGTGCGCTACCAGGCTGCGCTACGCCCCGTCAATCAACGAGGCCGGATTATCGGCGATAGCGCCGGGAATGTCAAGGATAAATTCATCCGGCTTGAATTTTATTTTATCCTATAAAGTCAGGTGGTTGGCAATCAGAGCTGACGTTTGTCGAGGACCCGTTTGGCCTTCCCCTCGTGGCGAGTGATGGACGACGGCTCGACCAGCTTGACCTTGGCGCCGACCCCGAGCGTGGAGAACAGGCGCTTCTCCAGCATTTCGACGAAGGCCCGCTGTTTCTTCATTTCATCGAAGAAGATGCTCTCGCAGACTTCGACCTGCACTTCCAGGGTATCGACATTGCCGACCCGGTCGACGACCAGCTGATAATGGGGCTCGCAGCCTTCAACCTGGAAGAGCACCTCTTCGATCTGGGTCGGGAAGACGTTGACGCCTTTGATAATCAGCATATCGTCGCTACGGCCCATCGTCTTGCGCATGCGGACCAGGGTGCGGCCGCAGGCGCAGGGGGCGTAATCGAGGCAGGTGATGTCGCGGGTGCGGTAGCGGATGACCGGGAAGGCCTCCTTGGTGAGGCTGGTCAGCACCAGTTCGCCGACGGAGCCGGGGGGGAGCACCTCGCCGCTGTCCGGATCGATGATCTCGGGCAGGAAGTGATCCTCGAAGACGTGCATGCCGCAGCGCTCTTGACACTCGCCGGCGACGCCCGGCCCCATGACCTCGGAGAGGCCGTAGTTGTCGGTGGCGATGACGCCAAGGCGATTTTCGATCTCGCGGCGCATCTCCTCGCTCCAGGGCTCGGCGCCGAAGAGTCCGACCCGCAACGAGAGCTGCGAACGGTCGATGCCGAGTTTGTCCATGCGCTCGGCCATGGTCAGGGCGTAGGAGGGCGTGCAGACGAGGGCGCTGGAGCGGTAATCCTGCATGATCATCAGCTGCTTGTCGGTATTGCCGCTGGACATGGGGATGACCGAGGCGCCAATGCGTTCGGCGCCGTAGTGCAGGCCGAAGGCGCCAGTGAAGAGGCCGTAGCCAAAGGCGATATGGACGATGTCGTCCTGGGTGACACCGGCGGCGGTCATGAAGCGGGCTGCCAGTTCCGACCAGTTATCGAGATCGTTGCGGGAATAGCCGACCACCGTCGGCTTGCCGGTGGTCCCGGAAGAGGAATGAATCCGCACCACTTCGCGCAACGGCACGGCGAACATGCCGTAAGGATAGTTCAGCCGCAGGTCTTCCTTGGTGGTGAAAGGCAGTCGGGCGAGATCGGCGAGACTGCGGATATCTTCGGGGACCAGGCCGAGTTCACGAAATTTCGCCTGATAACAGGGAACCCGTTCCCAGACCCGACGCAGAGTCTCTTGCAGACGGGCAAACTGAAGCTTATCCAGTTCCTCCCGCGACATGCATTCGTTGGTCGGATCCCAGATACGTTCGACCGGGGCTACACGCTGCTTATTTTCGATACTAGACATCAGAAATCAACAATCCAATCTTTCTACATATTGTAGATGCGTTCACCTGTGAGAATCGTAATGCCGCCCTGGGTCAAGACCTGAATAGCATCATCGGTGTTGTCGAAGCGGAAAATGATCACGGCATTCTCCCCGCAGCGCTCGACGAAGGCATACATGTATTCCACATTCACCTTACCCTGGTCGAGAATCTCAAGAATGCTGTTCAGACCCAAGGGGCGGTCGGGAACTTCCACCGCCACCACGTCGGTTTTGTTGACAGTGAAACCTTTGCTTTTCAGCACCGCCTTGGCTTCATCCGTTTTATTAACGATGAGCCGCAAGATACCGAAATCCGAAGTATCCGCTAGGGACAGGGCGCGGATATTGACACCCGCCTCGCCCAGCACCCGGGTGACTTCCGCCAGCCGTCCCGATTTGTTTTCTATAAAAATGGAAATCTGTTCGACCTTCATGGTACCCCCTTGACTGGTTGCGAACGGTCACTGTTCCTTGCGCTTGTCGATCACCCGTTTGGCCTTGCCCTCGCTGCGGGCGATGCTCTTCGGCTCCACCAGGCGCACCTTGCAGGTGACGCCTAGCATTTCCTTGATCTCCTTCTGAATGCGCGTGGAAAGGCCTTGCAAAACCTTGATTTCATCGGAAAAGGATTGTTCGTTGACCTCGACCTGCACTTCCAGGGTATCGAGATTTTCTTCCCGGTCGACGATGAGCTGGTAATGGGGTTCGACCCCTTCGATGGTGATCAGCACGCTCTCGATCTGGGACGGGAAAACATTGACCCCGCGGATGATGAGCATGTCGTCGCTACGCCCGCTCATCCGTTCGAGACGCACATGGGTGCGGCCGCAGATACAGGGCTCGGGGATGATCCGGGTGATGTCGCGGGTGCGATAGCGGATCATGGGAATCCCCTCTTTGGTGATGGTGGTAATCACCAGTTCCCCCCGTTCGCCATGGGGAAGCACCTCGCCGGTATCGGGGTTGATGATCTCGGGGATGAAATGATCCTCCCAGATATGCAGCCCTTTCTGCGCCTCGATGCACTCGATGGCGACGCCGGGGCCGAGGATTTCCGAGAGTCCGTAGATATCGATCGCCTTGATATTGAGTTTGGCCTCGATTTCGTTGCGGATCTCCTCGCTCCAGGGTTCGGCGCCGAAAATCCCGACTTTCAGTTTCAGGGATTTGAAATCGATCCCCTCCTCGGCCGCCACTTCGGCCAGATAGAGGCTGTATGAAGGGGTGCAGGTCAGCACCGTCGAGCCGAAATCCTGCATGATCATCAGCTGTTTCTTGGTGTTGCCGCCGGACATGGGAATGACCGAGGCGCCGAGACGCTCCGCGCCGTAATGGGCGCCGAGACCGCCGGTGAAGAGCCCGTAGCCGTAAGCGTTATGGATGACGTCTCCCTTGTGGGCGCCGGCAGCGACGAAGGAACGGGCCATGAGCTCGGACCAGGTGTCGATGTCGCGCCGGGTGTAGCCGACCACCGTCGGTTTGCCGGTGGTGCCGGAGGAGGCGTGGATGCGCACGATCTGCTCCAGCGGTACGGCGAAGAGGCCGTAGGGGTAGTTGTCGCGCATGTCTTGCTTGAGGGTAAACGGCAGACGGCGCAGATCGTCGAGGCTTTTGATCTGCTCCGGCGTCACCCCGGCCTTGCGGAACTGCTCACGATAAAAAGGGACCGTAGCGTTGACCCGCTGCAAAGTCTGGCGCAGACGCTTGACTTGCAGCGACTCGATGACTTCCCGGGGAAGGGTTTCAAATTCATCGTTCCAGATCATGACACACCCTTTTTCCAAAATGCGGTCGTTCCAGAAATCAGGCCTGACGCCCCAACTGGAACGCCGCGAGATTTTCCTGCAGGAACCTCTCCGGAACCATCTTCCGCAAACCCGCCAGCCACAGCTCTTCAGCGATCTCCATCCGTTGCGACAGAGCGCCGAGAAGGACGGTGTTGACAGTACGGATGTTCCCGGCCTTCAGGGCCAGATCGAGGCCGTCGACGATCTTGGCTTCGGGACAGATGGCGCGGATCTTCCCGGGGATATCCTCGGGATAGGTTTCCGTCCCCATGGCCACGGTCGAAGGCATGATTTTCAGATCGTTGACCACCACCGCCCCGCCGGGACGCAGAGTGGAAAGATAGCGGTAGGTTTCGAGCAGCTCGAAACCGAAGAGCACGTCGACCTGCCCATCGGGGATCAGCGGGCTGTAGACCTTTTTGCCGTAGCGGACATGGGAAGTGACGCTGCCGCCCCGCTGGGACATGCCGTGAACTTCGCTTTTTTTCACATCGAAGCCGGCGAGCATCAGGGTTTCGGAAAGGATCTCGCTCGCCAGCAGGGTGCCCTGGCCGCCAACCCCAGCCAACAGGATATTTTTCACATCAGGACTCATGACCGACTCCAAAAGCATCGAATTTACAGACCTGCCGACAGAGACCACAGCCGACGCAGAGTGCCTGGTTGACATGAGCGCAGCCCTTGCCGCCTTCTTCTCCCGCCTGCCATTCGATGGCAGGACAGCCGATCCTCACGCAGGCCTTGCAGGCGGTGCAGGCGTCCGCCTTGACGAAAAGCGGCGTGCTCCGCACCCCGCGTCCATGGCGGTCGAGCATGCAGGAACGGCGGGCGATGACCACCGACGGTTCCGGACGGCGCATCTCTTCGTCGATAACCTGCTGGGTACGGGCGAGATCGTAGGGATCGACGATCTGGACATGGCGGATGCCGACGGCGCGGCAGATCGCCTCGAGGTTGACGGGAATCGCTTCGATTCCGGCGAGGGTGTGGCCCGAACCGGGATTGTCCTGGCGACCGGTCATGGCGGTGATGCGGTTGTCGAGGATGATGGCCGTGGCCGGGGTGTTGCTGTAGGCCATGTCCATCAGGCTGGTGATGCCCGAATGGAGAAAGGTCGAGTCGCCCATGACCCCAACCACCTTGGACCGTTCCGCCTCGCCCAGAGCCTTGGCGACGCCGGTGGCGTTACTGATGCCGGCGCCCATGCAGACGCAGGTATCCATGGCCGACAGGGGCGGCAGCGCGCCCAGGGTATAGCAGCCGATATCACCGGTGACAAAGGCGCCAAGGCGTTTCAGCGCAAAAAAGACCCCACGATGAGAACAACCGGGGCACATATTCGGCGGCCGATTCGGTAGCGGTTCCGACGCTACCTCGACCCCCTGTGGCTGGGGCATGCCCAAAGCGGCGGCAACGCGACTGGGGGAGAATTCGCCACAGATGGGGAAAATCTCCTTCCCCTTGACCTCAATCCCCATCGCCTTGACCTGCTCTTCGATGAAGGGGTCGAGCTCCTCGATGACATAGAGGATCTTGCAGCGGGCGGCAAAGTCGCGAATCAACTGCTCGGGCAGAGGATAGACCATGCCGAGCTTGAGGATATGCGCCTTGGGCAGCACTTCCTTGGCGTATTGGTAGGAGATGCCGGCGGTGATGACGCCGATCTCCCCCTCCCCTTCCTCGATACGGTTGATTTCGTGGTCGCAACCCCAGGCTTTCAGATCGAGCAGGCGCTGTTCCACCACCGGATGACGCTTGCGGGCGTTACCCGGGAGCATGACGAACTTGCCGGGATTACGCTCGATTTTCGCTTCGGGCAGACCGGTGACCCGCTCGCCCAGGGCGACGATCGATTTGCCGTGGGAGATGCGGGTATTGGAACGCAGCAGCACCGGGGTGTCGAACTGCTCGCTCAACTCGAAAGCCAAACGGGTGAAGGCCAGGGCCTCGGCGCTGTCGGCCGGTTCGAGCATCGGCGCCTTACCCAGACGGGCGTAATGGCGGCTGTCTTGCTCATTCTGCGACGAGTGCATTTCCGGGTCGTCACAGACCACCACCACCAGTCCGCCGCGCACACCGATGTAGGACATGGTCATGAAGGGATCGGCGGCGACGTTGAGGCCGACATGTTTCATCGCCACCATGGTGCGAGCGCCGCCGAAGCTGGCGCCGATGGCGACTTCAAGACTGACTTTCTCGTTGGGCGCCCAACTGGAATCGATTTCCTGGTACTGGGCGATATTTTCCAGAATTTCGGTGCTTGGCGTGCCGGGATAGGCCGAAGCAACACGCACACCAGCCTCGAAAGCGCCGCGGGCGAAGGCTTCATTGCCGGACAGAATAGCCTGTGACATAGAACTCCTCGGTTGGGATGTAATGAAGAAAGGCGAATATAGACAATTGGGGGGGAAAAGTCAATTTACGGAAGCATGCGCCAGATCCACAACAATTCCTTCCAAAAGCCCGAAATCACTGACGATAATTTCCTGGTTGTCGAATCTGTGAAGAAGACCGGAGACGATCGAAAGACCCGGAACGATAAGATCGCCGCGCCCTTTTTCCATCCCTGGAAGAGCTTCCCGTTCTGCCACGGACATGGGCCGCAGGCGGTGAAGAAAATCCTCGACCCGTCCCCGGGAAACCCGGTGGTTGTTCACTCGCCGCCAATCGTAATCGGTCATTTCCAGGTCGAGGGCGGCGATGGTGGTGACGGTGCCGGCGGTGCCGACCAGCGCGGTGGTGTCGACGAGTTCGATCCCGGCTTCGCGCAGATCCCCTTCCAGGCGGTCAAGTATGCCGTCGATGACCTCATCCGGGTTCTCTGACGATTCGGCCAGACGAACCACGCCCAGGGGATAGCTGCGGACGAACCGGCGCTCCTCTCCTTCGAGCAGGATAAACTCGGTGCTGCCGCCGCCGATGTCGAAAATCAGAGAGGACGGCGGCCGGGGATGCAGCGCTTCGCGGACGCCGAGGGCGCTGAGGCGAGCCTCCTCGTCGCCGCTGATGATTTCGATGGCGATGCCCAGTTCCTGCCGGATGGCGTGCACGAAATCCGCGCCGTTCGCCGCCAGACGCAGGGCCTGAGTGCCGACCGCCCGCAACCGGGGGACGTTGTGTGCATCCAGACACGCTTTCATGGCGCGCAACGCGCAAAGGGTCCGATCCCGGGCATCGGGAGCCAGACCCTTCACGGGGCAAAATCCGCCGCCAAGGCGGGTTATGCTGCG
This genomic stretch from Desulfuromonas acetexigens harbors:
- a CDS encoding phenylacetate--CoA ligase family protein, with amino-acid sequence MIWNDEFETLPREVIESLQVKRLRQTLQRVNATVPFYREQFRKAGVTPEQIKSLDDLRRLPFTLKQDMRDNYPYGLFAVPLEQIVRIHASSGTTGKPTVVGYTRRDIDTWSELMARSFVAAGAHKGDVIHNAYGYGLFTGGLGAHYGAERLGASVIPMSGGNTKKQLMIMQDFGSTVLTCTPSYSLYLAEVAAEEGIDFKSLKLKVGIFGAEPWSEEIRNEIEAKLNIKAIDIYGLSEILGPGVAIECIEAQKGLHIWEDHFIPEIINPDTGEVLPHGERGELVITTITKEGIPMIRYRTRDITRIIPEPCICGRTHVRLERMSGRSDDMLIIRGVNVFPSQIESVLITIEGVEPHYQLIVDREENLDTLEVQVEVNEQSFSDEIKVLQGLSTRIQKEIKEMLGVTCKVRLVEPKSIARSEGKAKRVIDKRKEQ
- a CDS encoding indolepyruvate oxidoreductase subunit beta; this encodes MSPDVKNILLAGVGGQGTLLASEILSETLMLAGFDVKKSEVHGMSQRGGSVTSHVRYGKKVYSPLIPDGQVDVLFGFELLETYRYLSTLRPGGAVVVNDLKIMPSTVAMGTETYPEDIPGKIRAICPEAKIVDGLDLALKAGNIRTVNTVLLGALSQRMEIAEELWLAGLRKMVPERFLQENLAAFQLGRQA
- a CDS encoding ACT domain-containing protein; this encodes MKVEQISIFIENKSGRLAEVTRVLGEAGVNIRALSLADTSDFGILRLIVNKTDEAKAVLKSKGFTVNKTDVVAVEVPDRPLGLNSILEILDQGKVNVEYMYAFVERCGENAVIIFRFDNTDDAIQVLTQGGITILTGERIYNM
- a CDS encoding Ppx/GppA phosphatase family protein; this translates as MLGAIDIGTNTVRMLLAEVGPEGLAPVRYERSITRLGGGFCPVKGLAPDARDRTLCALRAMKACLDAHNVPRLRAVGTQALRLAANGADFVHAIRQELGIAIEIISGDEEARLSALGVREALHPRPPSSLIFDIGGGSTEFILLEGEERRFVRSYPLGVVRLAESSENPDEVIDGILDRLEGDLREAGIELVDTTALVGTAGTVTTIAALDLEMTDYDWRRVNNHRVSRGRVEDFLHRLRPMSVAEREALPGMEKGRGDLIVPGLSIVSGLLHRFDNQEIIVSDFGLLEGIVVDLAHASVN
- the iorA gene encoding indolepyruvate ferredoxin oxidoreductase subunit alpha, with translation MSQAILSGNEAFARGAFEAGVRVASAYPGTPSTEILENIAQYQEIDSSWAPNEKVSLEVAIGASFGGARTMVAMKHVGLNVAADPFMTMSYIGVRGGLVVVVCDDPEMHSSQNEQDSRHYARLGKAPMLEPADSAEALAFTRLAFELSEQFDTPVLLRSNTRISHGKSIVALGERVTGLPEAKIERNPGKFVMLPGNARKRHPVVEQRLLDLKAWGCDHEINRIEEGEGEIGVITAGISYQYAKEVLPKAHILKLGMVYPLPEQLIRDFAARCKILYVIEELDPFIEEQVKAMGIEVKGKEIFPICGEFSPSRVAAALGMPQPQGVEVASEPLPNRPPNMCPGCSHRGVFFALKRLGAFVTGDIGCYTLGALPPLSAMDTCVCMGAGISNATGVAKALGEAERSKVVGVMGDSTFLHSGITSLMDMAYSNTPATAIILDNRITAMTGRQDNPGSGHTLAGIEAIPVNLEAICRAVGIRHVQIVDPYDLARTQQVIDEEMRRPEPSVVIARRSCMLDRHGRGVRSTPLFVKADACTACKACVRIGCPAIEWQAGEEGGKGCAHVNQALCVGCGLCRQVCKFDAFGVGHES
- a CDS encoding phenylacetate--CoA ligase family protein gives rise to the protein MSSIENKQRVAPVERIWDPTNECMSREELDKLQFARLQETLRRVWERVPCYQAKFRELGLVPEDIRSLADLARLPFTTKEDLRLNYPYGMFAVPLREVVRIHSSSGTTGKPTVVGYSRNDLDNWSELAARFMTAAGVTQDDIVHIAFGYGLFTGAFGLHYGAERIGASVIPMSSGNTDKQLMIMQDYRSSALVCTPSYALTMAERMDKLGIDRSQLSLRVGLFGAEPWSEEMRREIENRLGVIATDNYGLSEVMGPGVAGECQERCGMHVFEDHFLPEIIDPDSGEVLPPGSVGELVLTSLTKEAFPVIRYRTRDITCLDYAPCACGRTLVRMRKTMGRSDDMLIIKGVNVFPTQIEEVLFQVEGCEPHYQLVVDRVGNVDTLEVQVEVCESIFFDEMKKQRAFVEMLEKRLFSTLGVGAKVKLVEPSSITRHEGKAKRVLDKRQL